The Eptesicus fuscus isolate TK198812 chromosome 17, DD_ASM_mEF_20220401, whole genome shotgun sequence genome has a window encoding:
- the ADD3 gene encoding gamma-adducin isoform X1: MSSDASQGVITTPPPPSIPHKERYFDRINENDPEYIRERNMSPDLRQDFNMMEQRKRVTQILQSPAFREDLECLIQEQMKKGQNPTGLLALQQIADYIMASSFSGFTSPPLSLGMVTPINDLPGADTSSYVKGEKLTRCKLASLYRLVDLFGWAHLANTYISVRISKEQDHIILIPRGLSFSEATASNLVKVNIIGEVVDQGSTNLKIDSAGFSPHAAIYSTRPDVKCVIHIHTLATAAVSSMKCGILPISQESLILGDVAYYDYQGSLDEQEERIQLQKVLGPSCKVLVLRNHGVVALGETVEEAFHYIFNVQIACEIQVRALAGAGGVDNLVVLDLQKYKAFTHTIAVSGGGGVNMGSHQKWKVGEIEFEGLMRTLDNLGYRTGYAYRHPLIREKPRHKSDVEIPATVTAFSFEDDTVPLSPLKYMAQKQQREKTRWLNSPNTYMKVNVPEESRNGETSPRTKITWMKAEDSSKFSSGTPIKIEDPNQFVPLNTNPNDVLEKRNKIREQNRYDLKTAGPQSQLLAGIVVDKPPSTMQFEDDDLAPPAPPNPFSHLTEGELEEYKKTIERKQQGLEDAEQELLSDDASCVSQIQSQTQSPQNIPEKLEENHELFSKSFISMEAPVMVVNGKDDMHDVEDELAKQVSRLTTSTTIENIEITIKSPEKIEEILSPEGSPSKSPSKKKKKFRTPSFLKKNKKKEKVEA; this comes from the exons ATGAGTTCAGATGCCAGCCAAGGCGTGATcactactcctcctcctcccagcataCCTCACAAAGAGAGGTATTTTGACCGCATCAATGAAAATGACCCAGAATACATCAGAGAGAGGAACATGTCTCCTGATCTACGACAAGACTTCAATATGATGGAACAGAGGAAACGAGTTACTCAGATCTTGCAAAGTCCT GCCTTTCGGGAAGACCTGGAATGTCTTATTCAAGAACAGATGAAGAAAGGCCAAAACCCGACTGGATTGCTAGCGTTACAGCAGATTGCAGATTACATCATGGCCAGTTCTTTTTCGGGCTTTACTTCACCTCCCCTCA GTCTCGGCATGGTCACACCTATCAATGATCTTCCTGGGGCAGATACATCCTCCTACGTGAAGGGAGAGAAACTTACTCGTTGTAAACTTGCCAGCCTGTACAGACTTGTCGACTTGTTTGGATGGGCACACCTGGCAAACACATACATCTCA gtAAGAATAAGTAAGGAGCAAGACCACATTATCCTAATTCCCAGAGGCCTGTCTTTTTCTGAAGCCACAGCCTCCAATTTG GTGAAAGTCAATATAATAGGAGAAGTGGTTGATCAGGGAAGTACTAACTTGAAAATTGACTCTGCAGGATTCAGTCCCCATGCTGCAATCTATTCAACACGTCCTGATGTTAAGTGTGTGATACACATCCATACCCTTGCAACAGCAGCT GTATCCTCCATGAAATGTGGAATCCTTCCAATTTCTCAAGAGTCCCTGATCCTGGGAGATGTTGCCTATTACGACTATCAAGGGTCACTTGATGAACAGGAGGAGAGAATTCAACTGCAGAAAGTTCTGGGGCCAAGTTGTAAG GTGCTGGTACTCAGAAATCATGGTGTGGTAGCACTTGGAGAAACAGTTGAGGAggcttttcattatatttttaatgtgcagATAGCCTGTGAGATTCAG GTTCGGGCATTAGCAGGGGCAGGTGGAGTAGACAATCTGGTTGTACTGGATCTTCAGAAGTATAAAGCTTTCACTCACACCATCGCAGTGTCCGGAGGAGGGGGAGTGAACATGGGTTCCCATCAAAAATGGAAGGTTGGCGAGATTGAGTTTGAAGGACTGATGAGGACTCTGGACAATTTG GGATATAGGACAGGCTATGCATATAGGCATCCTCTTATTCGAGAGAAGCCTAGGCACAAGAGTGATGTGGAAATCCCAGCAACTGTGACTGCTTTTTCCTTTGAAGACGATACAGTACCACTCTCTCCTCTCAAATACATGGCACAGAAACAGCAGCGTGAGAAAACCAGATGGCTGAATTCACCAAATACTTACATGAAAGTGAATGTGCCTGAGGAGTCTCGGAATGGGGAAACCAGTCCCAGGACCAAAATCACA tGGATGAAAGCAGAGGACTCTTCTAAATTTAGCAGTGGAACACCTATCAAAATTGAAGATCCAAATCAGTTTGTTCCTTTAAATACAAACCCGAATGATGTACTAGAAAAGAGAAACAAG ATTCGAGAACAAAACCGATATGATCTGAAAACAGCAGGACCACAATCTCAGTTACTTGCTGGAATTGTTGTAGATAAGCCTCCATCT ACCATGCAATTCGAAGATGATGATCTTGCCCCACCAGCTCCTCCCAACCCCTTCAGCCATCTCACAGAAGGAGAACTTGAAGAATATAAGAAGACAATCGAACGTAAACAGCAAGGCCTGGAAG ATGCTGAGCAGGAATTACTCTCAGATGACGCTTCATGTGTTTCACAAATTCAGTCTCAAACTCAGTCACCGCAAAATATCCCTGAAAAATTAGAAG AAAACCATGAGCTATTTTCCAAGAGCTTCATCTCCATGGAAGCGCCTGTCATGGTAGTGAACGGCAAGGATGACATGCATGATGTTGAGGATGAGCTTGCTAAGCAAGTGAGCAGGTTAACCACAAGCACGACCATAGAAAACATCGAGATTACCATTAAGTCTCCTGAGAAAATTGAAGAAATTCTGTCACCTGAAGGCTCGCCTTCAAAATcaccatccaagaaaaagaagaaattccgcactccttcttttctgaaaaagaacaaaaaaaaggagaaagtcgAAGCCTAA
- the ADD3 gene encoding gamma-adducin isoform X3, which yields MKKGQNPTGLLALQQIADYIMASSFSGFTSPPLSLGMVTPINDLPGADTSSYVKGEKLTRCKLASLYRLVDLFGWAHLANTYISVRISKEQDHIILIPRGLSFSEATASNLVKVNIIGEVVDQGSTNLKIDSAGFSPHAAIYSTRPDVKCVIHIHTLATAAVSSMKCGILPISQESLILGDVAYYDYQGSLDEQEERIQLQKVLGPSCKVLVLRNHGVVALGETVEEAFHYIFNVQIACEIQVRALAGAGGVDNLVVLDLQKYKAFTHTIAVSGGGGVNMGSHQKWKVGEIEFEGLMRTLDNLGYRTGYAYRHPLIREKPRHKSDVEIPATVTAFSFEDDTVPLSPLKYMAQKQQREKTRWLNSPNTYMKVNVPEESRNGETSPRTKITWMKAEDSSKFSSGTPIKIEDPNQFVPLNTNPNDVLEKRNKIREQNRYDLKTAGPQSQLLAGIVVDKPPSTMQFEDDDLAPPAPPNPFSHLTEGELEEYKKTIERKQQGLEDAEQELLSDDASCVSQIQSQTQSPQNIPEKLEENHELFSKSFISMEAPVMVVNGKDDMHDVEDELAKQVSRLTTSTTIENIEITIKSPEKIEEILSPEGSPSKSPSKKKKKFRTPSFLKKNKKKEKVEA from the exons ATGAAGAAAGGCCAAAACCCGACTGGATTGCTAGCGTTACAGCAGATTGCAGATTACATCATGGCCAGTTCTTTTTCGGGCTTTACTTCACCTCCCCTCA GTCTCGGCATGGTCACACCTATCAATGATCTTCCTGGGGCAGATACATCCTCCTACGTGAAGGGAGAGAAACTTACTCGTTGTAAACTTGCCAGCCTGTACAGACTTGTCGACTTGTTTGGATGGGCACACCTGGCAAACACATACATCTCA gtAAGAATAAGTAAGGAGCAAGACCACATTATCCTAATTCCCAGAGGCCTGTCTTTTTCTGAAGCCACAGCCTCCAATTTG GTGAAAGTCAATATAATAGGAGAAGTGGTTGATCAGGGAAGTACTAACTTGAAAATTGACTCTGCAGGATTCAGTCCCCATGCTGCAATCTATTCAACACGTCCTGATGTTAAGTGTGTGATACACATCCATACCCTTGCAACAGCAGCT GTATCCTCCATGAAATGTGGAATCCTTCCAATTTCTCAAGAGTCCCTGATCCTGGGAGATGTTGCCTATTACGACTATCAAGGGTCACTTGATGAACAGGAGGAGAGAATTCAACTGCAGAAAGTTCTGGGGCCAAGTTGTAAG GTGCTGGTACTCAGAAATCATGGTGTGGTAGCACTTGGAGAAACAGTTGAGGAggcttttcattatatttttaatgtgcagATAGCCTGTGAGATTCAG GTTCGGGCATTAGCAGGGGCAGGTGGAGTAGACAATCTGGTTGTACTGGATCTTCAGAAGTATAAAGCTTTCACTCACACCATCGCAGTGTCCGGAGGAGGGGGAGTGAACATGGGTTCCCATCAAAAATGGAAGGTTGGCGAGATTGAGTTTGAAGGACTGATGAGGACTCTGGACAATTTG GGATATAGGACAGGCTATGCATATAGGCATCCTCTTATTCGAGAGAAGCCTAGGCACAAGAGTGATGTGGAAATCCCAGCAACTGTGACTGCTTTTTCCTTTGAAGACGATACAGTACCACTCTCTCCTCTCAAATACATGGCACAGAAACAGCAGCGTGAGAAAACCAGATGGCTGAATTCACCAAATACTTACATGAAAGTGAATGTGCCTGAGGAGTCTCGGAATGGGGAAACCAGTCCCAGGACCAAAATCACA tGGATGAAAGCAGAGGACTCTTCTAAATTTAGCAGTGGAACACCTATCAAAATTGAAGATCCAAATCAGTTTGTTCCTTTAAATACAAACCCGAATGATGTACTAGAAAAGAGAAACAAG ATTCGAGAACAAAACCGATATGATCTGAAAACAGCAGGACCACAATCTCAGTTACTTGCTGGAATTGTTGTAGATAAGCCTCCATCT ACCATGCAATTCGAAGATGATGATCTTGCCCCACCAGCTCCTCCCAACCCCTTCAGCCATCTCACAGAAGGAGAACTTGAAGAATATAAGAAGACAATCGAACGTAAACAGCAAGGCCTGGAAG ATGCTGAGCAGGAATTACTCTCAGATGACGCTTCATGTGTTTCACAAATTCAGTCTCAAACTCAGTCACCGCAAAATATCCCTGAAAAATTAGAAG AAAACCATGAGCTATTTTCCAAGAGCTTCATCTCCATGGAAGCGCCTGTCATGGTAGTGAACGGCAAGGATGACATGCATGATGTTGAGGATGAGCTTGCTAAGCAAGTGAGCAGGTTAACCACAAGCACGACCATAGAAAACATCGAGATTACCATTAAGTCTCCTGAGAAAATTGAAGAAATTCTGTCACCTGAAGGCTCGCCTTCAAAATcaccatccaagaaaaagaagaaattccgcactccttcttttctgaaaaagaacaaaaaaaaggagaaagtcgAAGCCTAA
- the ADD3 gene encoding gamma-adducin isoform X2 has product MSSDASQGVITTPPPPSIPHKERYFDRINENDPEYIRERNMSPDLRQDFNMMEQRKRVTQILQSPAFREDLECLIQEQMKKGQNPTGLLALQQIADYIMASSFSGFTSPPLSLGMVTPINDLPGADTSSYVKGEKLTRCKLASLYRLVDLFGWAHLANTYISVRISKEQDHIILIPRGLSFSEATASNLVKVNIIGEVVDQGSTNLKIDSAGFSPHAAIYSTRPDVKCVIHIHTLATAAVSSMKCGILPISQESLILGDVAYYDYQGSLDEQEERIQLQKVLGPSCKVLVLRNHGVVALGETVEEAFHYIFNVQIACEIQVRALAGAGGVDNLVVLDLQKYKAFTHTIAVSGGGGVNMGSHQKWKVGEIEFEGLMRTLDNLGYRTGYAYRHPLIREKPRHKSDVEIPATVTAFSFEDDTVPLSPLKYMAQKQQREKTRWLNSPNTYMKVNVPEESRNGETSPRTKITWMKAEDSSKFSSGTPIKIEDPNQFVPLNTNPNDVLEKRNKIREQNRYDLKTAGPQSQLLAGIVVDKPPSTMQFEDDDLAPPAPPNPFSHLTEGELEEYKKTIERKQQGLEENHELFSKSFISMEAPVMVVNGKDDMHDVEDELAKQVSRLTTSTTIENIEITIKSPEKIEEILSPEGSPSKSPSKKKKKFRTPSFLKKNKKKEKVEA; this is encoded by the exons ATGAGTTCAGATGCCAGCCAAGGCGTGATcactactcctcctcctcccagcataCCTCACAAAGAGAGGTATTTTGACCGCATCAATGAAAATGACCCAGAATACATCAGAGAGAGGAACATGTCTCCTGATCTACGACAAGACTTCAATATGATGGAACAGAGGAAACGAGTTACTCAGATCTTGCAAAGTCCT GCCTTTCGGGAAGACCTGGAATGTCTTATTCAAGAACAGATGAAGAAAGGCCAAAACCCGACTGGATTGCTAGCGTTACAGCAGATTGCAGATTACATCATGGCCAGTTCTTTTTCGGGCTTTACTTCACCTCCCCTCA GTCTCGGCATGGTCACACCTATCAATGATCTTCCTGGGGCAGATACATCCTCCTACGTGAAGGGAGAGAAACTTACTCGTTGTAAACTTGCCAGCCTGTACAGACTTGTCGACTTGTTTGGATGGGCACACCTGGCAAACACATACATCTCA gtAAGAATAAGTAAGGAGCAAGACCACATTATCCTAATTCCCAGAGGCCTGTCTTTTTCTGAAGCCACAGCCTCCAATTTG GTGAAAGTCAATATAATAGGAGAAGTGGTTGATCAGGGAAGTACTAACTTGAAAATTGACTCTGCAGGATTCAGTCCCCATGCTGCAATCTATTCAACACGTCCTGATGTTAAGTGTGTGATACACATCCATACCCTTGCAACAGCAGCT GTATCCTCCATGAAATGTGGAATCCTTCCAATTTCTCAAGAGTCCCTGATCCTGGGAGATGTTGCCTATTACGACTATCAAGGGTCACTTGATGAACAGGAGGAGAGAATTCAACTGCAGAAAGTTCTGGGGCCAAGTTGTAAG GTGCTGGTACTCAGAAATCATGGTGTGGTAGCACTTGGAGAAACAGTTGAGGAggcttttcattatatttttaatgtgcagATAGCCTGTGAGATTCAG GTTCGGGCATTAGCAGGGGCAGGTGGAGTAGACAATCTGGTTGTACTGGATCTTCAGAAGTATAAAGCTTTCACTCACACCATCGCAGTGTCCGGAGGAGGGGGAGTGAACATGGGTTCCCATCAAAAATGGAAGGTTGGCGAGATTGAGTTTGAAGGACTGATGAGGACTCTGGACAATTTG GGATATAGGACAGGCTATGCATATAGGCATCCTCTTATTCGAGAGAAGCCTAGGCACAAGAGTGATGTGGAAATCCCAGCAACTGTGACTGCTTTTTCCTTTGAAGACGATACAGTACCACTCTCTCCTCTCAAATACATGGCACAGAAACAGCAGCGTGAGAAAACCAGATGGCTGAATTCACCAAATACTTACATGAAAGTGAATGTGCCTGAGGAGTCTCGGAATGGGGAAACCAGTCCCAGGACCAAAATCACA tGGATGAAAGCAGAGGACTCTTCTAAATTTAGCAGTGGAACACCTATCAAAATTGAAGATCCAAATCAGTTTGTTCCTTTAAATACAAACCCGAATGATGTACTAGAAAAGAGAAACAAG ATTCGAGAACAAAACCGATATGATCTGAAAACAGCAGGACCACAATCTCAGTTACTTGCTGGAATTGTTGTAGATAAGCCTCCATCT ACCATGCAATTCGAAGATGATGATCTTGCCCCACCAGCTCCTCCCAACCCCTTCAGCCATCTCACAGAAGGAGAACTTGAAGAATATAAGAAGACAATCGAACGTAAACAGCAAGGCCTGGAAG AAAACCATGAGCTATTTTCCAAGAGCTTCATCTCCATGGAAGCGCCTGTCATGGTAGTGAACGGCAAGGATGACATGCATGATGTTGAGGATGAGCTTGCTAAGCAAGTGAGCAGGTTAACCACAAGCACGACCATAGAAAACATCGAGATTACCATTAAGTCTCCTGAGAAAATTGAAGAAATTCTGTCACCTGAAGGCTCGCCTTCAAAATcaccatccaagaaaaagaagaaattccgcactccttcttttctgaaaaagaacaaaaaaaaggagaaagtcgAAGCCTAA